One Capsicum annuum cultivar UCD-10X-F1 chromosome 2, UCD10Xv1.1, whole genome shotgun sequence genomic window carries:
- the LOC107860424 gene encoding phosphoglycerate mutase-like protein AT74 produces the protein MGNVISGRGTKQKQRRWPKRIILVRHGESEGNLDKSVYRDVPDHRVQLTERGKEQAKKAGELIRSVVGQYCKIYFYVSPFLRTRETLKEIGAAFSSTEITGVREECRLREMDYSKFQNTEKMPEYKKERERYGKFFYRFPSGDSAADVYDRISGFVESLWRDIEMNKIPESSDNDNLNIVIVSHGLTIRILLMRLFSWTTEQVESLTSPENGEVRIMELTGDDEEYSLALHHDDQTLEKWGLSPQMIVDQKKRAYGPKVVDHLTSYFDLLPHINLDFGKK, from the exons ATGGGAAACGTCATCAGCGGGCGCGGAACTAAACAGAAACAGAGGCGTTGGCCGAAGAGGATCATACTGGTGCGCCATGGTGAGAGTGAAGGTAATCTAGACAAAAGTGTTTATAGAGACGTACCTGATCATAGAGTCCAACTCACAGAGAGAGGCAAAGAACAAGCGAAGAAAGCTGGTGAGCTTATCCGCAGCGTGGTTGGACAGTACTGCAAGATCTATTTCTATGTATCTCCCTTCTTGCGCACTCGTGAGACACTGAAAGAGATAGGTGCGGCGTTTTCTAGCACCGAAATCACCGGGGTAAGAGAAGAATGTAGGTTGAGAGAAATGGACTACTCCAAATTTCAGAATACAGAGAAGATGCCGGAGTataagaaggaaagagagagatatGGGAAATTCTTCTACCGGTTCCCCAGTGGAGACTCCGCCGCCGATGTGTACGATCGGATTTCCG GTTTTGTGGAATCGCTATGGAGAGATATAGAGATGAACAAAATACCTGAGAGTAGTGATAACGACAACCTAAATATTGTTATAGTTAGTCACGGACTTACCATTCGAATTTTGCTCATGAGATTGTTCAGCTGGACAACAGAACAAGTGGAAAGCTTAACAAGTCCAGAAAATGGGGAGGTTCGAATCATGGAATTAACAGGAGATGATGAGGAGTACAGTCTTGCATTACATCATGATGATCAAACACTTGAGAAATGGGGACTATCCCCTCAAATGATTGTTGATCAAAAGAAGAGGGCGTACGGTCCCAAGGTTGTTGACCATCTCACTAGTTACTTTGATCTCTTGCCACATATCAATCTCGACTTTGGAAAAAAATAA